One Actinoplanes missouriensis 431 DNA segment encodes these proteins:
- a CDS encoding FadD3 family acyl-CoA ligase, translated as MDDTIPAALDRAARDFRTAPALADADAGRWTFAELRDEALTVARAFAASGIEAGDRVAIWAPNTAHWVLAALGASCAGATLVPVNTRYTAVEAADVLHRSDARALIVSGPFLGADRLADLRATGVALPPLVVTLPDWASFLRRAPGVPLAAAETRAAGVRPDDLSDILFTSGTTGRSKGAMSAHRQALGVASAWAGIAGLTSDDNYLVINPFFHSFGWKAGILACLVTGATIVPQAVFDVPRACELIARERITVLPGAPTLYIGLLDHPSRAGHDLSSLRLVVTGAATVPPALITRIRTELGAGTVLTAYGLTEAVVATMCRPGDDDRTVATTSGRAAAGMEVRIGDEDGEILLRGPNVMLGYLDDPAATAEAIDAGGWLHTGDVGRLDDRGYLTITDRLKDMYISGGFNVYPAEVERVLAGMPAVAETAVVGVPDERLGEVGRAYVVPRPGFDLHPADVITFCRSRLAGYKVPRSVELRAELPHNASGKVLKFQLREAS; from the coding sequence ATGGACGACACCATCCCGGCGGCGTTGGACCGGGCGGCGCGCGATTTCCGGACGGCTCCGGCGCTCGCCGACGCGGACGCCGGCCGGTGGACCTTCGCGGAGCTGCGCGACGAGGCGCTCACCGTGGCCCGCGCGTTCGCCGCCTCCGGGATCGAGGCCGGCGACCGGGTGGCGATCTGGGCGCCGAACACCGCGCACTGGGTGCTCGCCGCCCTCGGCGCGAGCTGCGCGGGCGCGACGCTGGTGCCGGTCAACACGCGGTACACGGCGGTCGAGGCCGCGGACGTGCTGCACCGCAGCGATGCCCGGGCGCTGATCGTCTCCGGCCCGTTCCTGGGCGCCGACCGGCTCGCCGACCTGCGGGCGACGGGCGTCGCGCTGCCGCCACTGGTGGTCACCCTGCCGGATTGGGCGAGCTTCCTGCGGCGCGCGCCGGGCGTCCCGCTCGCGGCCGCCGAGACAAGAGCAGCGGGGGTACGGCCGGACGACCTCAGTGACATCCTCTTCACCTCCGGCACGACCGGCCGCAGCAAGGGCGCCATGAGCGCACACCGCCAGGCCCTCGGGGTGGCATCCGCGTGGGCCGGCATCGCGGGTCTCACCAGCGACGACAACTATCTGGTGATCAACCCGTTCTTCCACAGTTTCGGCTGGAAGGCGGGGATCCTCGCCTGCCTGGTCACCGGCGCGACGATCGTGCCGCAGGCGGTCTTCGACGTGCCCCGCGCCTGCGAGCTGATCGCCCGGGAGCGGATCACCGTGCTGCCCGGCGCGCCCACCCTCTACATCGGCCTGCTCGACCACCCGTCGCGCGCCGGCCACGACCTGTCGAGCCTGCGGCTGGTCGTCACCGGCGCCGCCACGGTGCCGCCCGCGCTCATCACGCGGATCCGCACCGAGCTGGGCGCCGGGACGGTGCTCACGGCGTACGGGCTGACCGAGGCGGTGGTGGCGACGATGTGCCGGCCGGGTGACGACGACCGGACCGTGGCGACCACGTCGGGGCGGGCCGCGGCCGGGATGGAGGTGCGGATCGGCGACGAGGACGGCGAGATCCTGCTGCGCGGGCCGAACGTGATGCTCGGTTACCTCGACGACCCGGCGGCCACGGCCGAGGCGATCGACGCCGGCGGGTGGCTGCACACCGGGGACGTCGGGCGGCTCGACGACCGGGGCTACCTGACCATCACCGATCGGCTCAAGGACATGTACATCAGTGGCGGCTTCAACGTGTACCCGGCCGAGGTGGAACGGGTCCTCGCCGGGATGCCCGCGGTCGCCGAGACGGCCGTCGTGGGGGTGCCGGACGAGCGGCTCGGTGAGGTGGGGCGGGCCTACGTCGTACCCCGGCCGGGGTTTGATCTGCATCCGGCCGACGTGATCACTTTCTGCCGGAGCCGGCTCGCCGGGTACAAGGTGCCGCGGAGTGTGGAACTGCGGGCGGAACTGCCGCACAACGCTTCCGGCAAGGTTCTCAAATTCCAGTTACGGGAGGCGTCGTGA
- a CDS encoding acyl-CoA dehydrogenase family protein, with product MAGDEAFRREIREWLADNLTDEVRGVGGPGRENEAFPQRLAFARRLAAAGWTTLAWPVGHGGRGASLAQQVIFHEEYARSGAPSRVDHIGTTMVGPTLMELGSPEQQRRFLPALASVDELWCQGYSEPGAGSDLAGVTTRARLDGDTWVLTGQKVWTSLAHVADWCFVLARTSPPDQGGPRHRGLSYLLVPMRQPGVTVRPIRQLTGDSEFNEVFFDDARTSRDLVVGRPGEGWKVAMATLAYERGAATVGQQIGFQRDLDDLVALARGNGAAADPHLRSRLARASVDLTVLRSHTLRTLSLDTPPQANPSVVKLLWTRWRQGLGELAMEVLACGAPVADTERWQRLFLFSRADTIYGGSNEIQRGIVAERVLGLPRGDRR from the coding sequence GTGGCCGGCGACGAGGCGTTCCGTCGTGAGATCAGGGAGTGGCTCGCCGACAACCTCACCGACGAGGTGCGCGGCGTGGGCGGACCCGGCCGGGAGAACGAGGCGTTCCCGCAGCGCCTCGCGTTCGCCCGGCGGCTCGCCGCGGCCGGCTGGACCACGTTGGCCTGGCCGGTGGGGCACGGCGGGCGCGGCGCGTCGCTCGCCCAACAGGTGATCTTCCATGAGGAGTACGCGCGGAGCGGCGCGCCGAGCCGGGTCGACCACATCGGCACCACCATGGTCGGGCCGACCCTGATGGAGCTGGGCTCGCCGGAGCAGCAGCGCCGGTTCCTGCCCGCGCTGGCATCGGTCGACGAGCTCTGGTGCCAGGGTTACTCCGAGCCCGGCGCCGGTTCCGACCTGGCCGGTGTCACCACGCGGGCCCGGCTCGACGGCGACACGTGGGTGCTCACCGGGCAGAAGGTGTGGACGTCGCTGGCGCACGTGGCCGACTGGTGTTTCGTGCTGGCCCGGACGTCCCCGCCGGACCAGGGCGGTCCCCGGCATCGCGGTCTGTCCTACCTGCTCGTGCCGATGCGGCAGCCGGGCGTGACGGTCCGCCCGATCCGGCAGCTCACCGGCGACAGCGAGTTCAACGAGGTGTTCTTCGACGACGCCCGCACCTCCCGTGACCTGGTCGTGGGCCGGCCCGGCGAGGGGTGGAAGGTGGCGATGGCGACCCTGGCCTACGAGCGCGGGGCGGCCACCGTCGGCCAGCAGATCGGCTTCCAGCGTGACCTGGACGATCTGGTCGCGCTCGCCCGCGGCAACGGCGCGGCGGCCGATCCGCACCTGCGCTCCCGGCTCGCGCGGGCGTCCGTCGACCTCACCGTGCTGCGGTCGCACACGCTGCGCACGCTGTCGCTGGACACGCCGCCGCAGGCGAATCCGTCGGTGGTGAAACTGCTCTGGACCCGGTGGCGGCAGGGCCTCGGCGAGCTGGCGATGGAGGTGCTGGCGTGCGGGGCGCCGGTCGCCGACACCGAGCGCTGGCAGCGGTTGTTCCTGTTCAGCCGGGCCGACACCATCTACGGCGGATCCAACGAGATCCAGCGCGGGATCGTGGCCGAGCGGGTGCTCGGCCTGCCACGCGGAGACCGCCGGTGA
- a CDS encoding SDR family oxidoreductase, giving the protein MEPPAGRGHPERPAGRGLLEGKVVVVTAAAGAGIGSAVAERCLDEGARVVLSDSHERRLGEAFERYDRSRPGRVWQVPCDVTDEAAVRELIDAAAGRFGRIDVLVNNAGLGGNRPVAEMADEEWARVLDVTLTGTFRCTRAALRRMIEQGTGGAIVNNASVLGWRAQAGQAHYAAAKAGVMAFTRCAALEAAAHGIRVNAVAPSLAEHPFLERVMSRPELDELAGREAFGRAALPWEVATVVAFLASDYASYLTGEVISVSSQHP; this is encoded by the coding sequence CTGGAGCCTCCGGCCGGGCGCGGGCACCCGGAGCGTCCGGCCGGGCGCGGTCTTCTGGAGGGCAAGGTCGTGGTCGTCACGGCGGCCGCCGGCGCCGGAATCGGGTCGGCCGTCGCCGAGCGTTGCCTCGACGAGGGCGCCCGCGTGGTGCTGAGCGACAGTCACGAGCGCCGCCTCGGCGAGGCCTTCGAGCGGTACGACCGGAGCCGTCCGGGGCGGGTGTGGCAGGTGCCCTGCGACGTCACCGACGAGGCCGCGGTGCGCGAGCTGATCGACGCGGCGGCCGGGCGGTTCGGGCGGATCGACGTGCTGGTCAACAACGCCGGGCTGGGCGGCAACCGGCCGGTCGCCGAGATGGCCGACGAGGAGTGGGCGCGGGTCCTCGACGTGACGCTCACCGGCACGTTCCGCTGCACCCGGGCCGCGCTGCGCCGGATGATCGAGCAGGGGACCGGTGGCGCGATCGTCAACAACGCGTCGGTGCTCGGCTGGCGGGCGCAGGCCGGGCAGGCGCACTACGCGGCGGCCAAGGCCGGGGTGATGGCGTTCACCAGGTGCGCGGCGCTGGAGGCGGCGGCGCACGGGATCCGGGTCAACGCGGTGGCGCCGAGCCTGGCCGAGCATCCGTTCCTGGAGCGCGTGATGAGCCGCCCCGAGCTGGACGAGCTGGCCGGGCGGGAGGCGTTCGGGCGGGCCGCGCTGCCTTGGGAGGTGGCGACCGTGGTGGCCTTTCTGGCCAGTGACTACGCGTCGTACCTCACCGGCGAGGTCATCTCGGTGAGCAGCCAGCATCCGTAG
- a CDS encoding DUF3068 domain-containing protein, translating into MTRRLTGVTLFGLGVLCLLLAGGLAWIIVPSQKKVPLDLIPPDVVVADDSATFAQAKDGQVTVEQAGLRSRTGITPDFRAAADLTGDLADETLIWNVFHATDRADTGEAINRAESRVALDRRSGAAVDWEGQCHSENPGVACLAGNVDFEGQLYLFPFGTEKKTYQYWDSALHRALPMEYTAEENFNGLPTYRFEQQIPQQAVDMDPTSLAGLMAFLAPGATTGTVNYRAARTLWVEPKTGAIVGYREQQHRELVPDSGAPIVIFDADLQYDQDTLAALHDQAAGGRTQLMLLGFWVPIILVLIGLALMIGGFLLTRGAPGTGRRTPAHAAEPEPAPAQRTP; encoded by the coding sequence ATGACGCGGCGACTCACCGGTGTGACACTCTTCGGACTCGGGGTTCTCTGCCTGCTCCTGGCCGGCGGCCTCGCCTGGATCATCGTCCCCTCGCAGAAGAAGGTTCCCCTCGACCTGATCCCACCGGACGTGGTGGTGGCCGATGACAGCGCCACCTTCGCTCAGGCGAAGGACGGTCAGGTCACCGTGGAGCAGGCCGGCCTGCGGTCACGGACCGGGATCACGCCGGACTTCCGGGCGGCCGCCGATCTCACCGGCGACCTCGCCGACGAGACCCTGATCTGGAATGTGTTCCACGCGACCGACCGGGCCGACACGGGCGAGGCGATCAACCGCGCGGAGAGCCGGGTCGCGCTCGACCGGAGGTCCGGGGCGGCGGTCGACTGGGAGGGCCAGTGCCACAGTGAGAACCCGGGCGTCGCCTGCCTGGCCGGCAACGTCGACTTCGAGGGCCAGCTCTACCTCTTCCCGTTCGGGACGGAGAAGAAGACGTACCAGTACTGGGACTCGGCGCTGCACCGGGCGCTGCCGATGGAGTACACGGCGGAGGAGAACTTCAACGGCCTGCCGACGTACCGGTTCGAGCAGCAGATCCCGCAGCAGGCGGTGGACATGGACCCGACGTCGCTGGCCGGGTTGATGGCGTTCCTCGCGCCGGGGGCCACCACCGGGACCGTCAACTACCGGGCGGCCCGCACGCTCTGGGTGGAGCCGAAGACCGGCGCGATCGTCGGGTACCGCGAGCAGCAGCACCGGGAGCTCGTGCCGGACAGCGGCGCGCCGATCGTCATCTTCGACGCGGACCTGCAGTACGACCAGGACACGCTCGCCGCCCTGCACGATCAGGCGGCCGGTGGCCGTACCCAATTGATGCTCCTGGGTTTCTGGGTTCCGATCATCCTGGTGCTGATCGGGCTGGCACTGATGATCGGCGGCTTCCTGCTGACACGCGGCGCGCCGGGGACCGGCAGGCGGACCCCGGCGCACGCGGCGGAACCGGAACCGGCCCCGGCTCAGCGGACCCCGTAG
- a CDS encoding steroid 3-ketoacyl-CoA thiolase: protein MGVPVIVDAVRTPIGRRGGWLAGVHPAELLGAVQKELVDRNTTTAEQVIGGCVTQGGEQSNNITRTAWLHAGLPHDTGCTTIDAQCGSAQQAAHLVAGLIAADAITVGMACGVESMSRVPLGANRGDAGSPRPESWDVDLPNQYVAAERIADRRGLTRADLDRFGVLSQANAARAWAEGRFDREVIPVAGVERDQGLRETTMEGLSGLRPVLPDGRHTAGTSSQISDGAAAVLLMDADRARELGLRPRARIVAQCLVGAEPYYHLDGPVAATERVLSRAGMKIDDVDLFEVNEAFASVVLSWLAAHRADEARVNVNGGAIALGHPVGSTGARLITTALHELERSGGRTALITMCAGGAMSTASILERL from the coding sequence GTGGGCGTACCGGTGATCGTCGATGCCGTTCGCACGCCGATCGGCCGCCGGGGCGGCTGGCTGGCCGGGGTGCACCCGGCCGAGTTGCTGGGCGCGGTGCAGAAAGAGCTCGTCGACCGGAACACCACGACGGCGGAGCAGGTCATCGGCGGCTGCGTCACTCAGGGCGGCGAGCAGTCGAACAACATCACCCGCACCGCGTGGCTGCACGCCGGGCTGCCGCACGACACGGGCTGCACCACGATCGACGCCCAGTGCGGCTCCGCCCAGCAGGCCGCCCACCTCGTCGCCGGCCTGATCGCCGCCGACGCGATCACCGTCGGGATGGCCTGCGGCGTGGAGTCGATGAGCCGGGTGCCGCTGGGCGCCAACCGCGGCGACGCCGGCTCGCCGCGCCCGGAGAGCTGGGACGTCGACCTGCCCAATCAGTACGTGGCGGCCGAGCGGATCGCCGACCGCCGCGGGCTGACCCGGGCGGACCTGGACCGGTTCGGCGTGCTGTCACAGGCGAACGCGGCCCGCGCCTGGGCCGAGGGCCGGTTCGACCGCGAGGTGATCCCGGTCGCCGGCGTCGAGCGTGACCAGGGCCTGCGGGAGACCACGATGGAGGGTCTGAGCGGGCTCAGGCCGGTGCTTCCGGACGGCCGGCACACGGCGGGCACCAGCTCGCAGATCTCGGACGGCGCGGCAGCCGTCCTGCTCATGGACGCCGATCGCGCCCGTGAGCTGGGTCTCCGGCCGAGGGCGCGGATCGTCGCGCAGTGCCTGGTCGGCGCAGAGCCCTATTACCACTTGGACGGGCCGGTCGCCGCCACCGAGCGGGTCCTGTCCCGGGCCGGGATGAAGATCGACGACGTCGACCTGTTCGAGGTGAACGAGGCGTTCGCCAGCGTGGTGCTCTCCTGGCTCGCGGCGCACCGCGCGGACGAGGCCCGGGTCAACGTCAACGGCGGCGCGATCGCGCTGGGCCATCCGGTCGGCAGCACCGGCGCCCGGCTGATCACCACCGCCCTGCACGAACTGGAACGTTCGGGGGGTCGTACCGCTCTGATCACGATGTGCGCGGGCGGCGCGATGTCCACGGCGAGCATTCTCGAACGGCTGTGA
- a CDS encoding cytochrome P450, which produces MAEPRTRIDFTDPDVYVHGIPQEEFADARAHAPVCWVPQERGSAGFDDDGYWAVTRHADVMTVSRDSDTFSSREKTAIVRFGADMTQDRLEMQRYILLNMDPPQHTQHRAIVSRGFTPRAVTSLRAALQERAAQIVSSAADAGDFVNEIACELPLQAIAELLGVPQEDRHDVFNWSNAMIGQDDPEFSDGSDPIEPATSLLGYAMTMAEDRKTCPRDDIVTTLVNAEIGGEHLSSDEFGFFVLMLAVAGNETTRNAISHGMLAFMEHPEQWELYRSTRPRTAVDEVVRWGSPINAFQRTAKHDTVLNGQSIRAGQRVAMFYGSANYDENVFTDPHTFDITRSPNPHLGFGGSGAHFCLGANLARLEIDLIFNAIADQMPGITLAGSPARLRSGWINGIKHLPVRYR; this is translated from the coding sequence ATGGCCGAGCCGCGCACCAGAATCGACTTCACCGACCCGGACGTCTACGTCCACGGCATCCCGCAGGAGGAGTTCGCCGACGCCCGCGCGCACGCGCCGGTCTGCTGGGTGCCGCAGGAGCGGGGGAGCGCCGGGTTCGACGACGACGGTTACTGGGCCGTGACCCGGCATGCCGACGTGATGACCGTGTCCCGGGACAGCGACACGTTCTCCAGCCGGGAGAAGACCGCGATCGTCCGGTTCGGCGCGGACATGACGCAGGACCGGCTGGAGATGCAGCGCTACATCCTGCTGAACATGGACCCGCCGCAGCACACCCAGCACCGCGCCATCGTGTCCCGCGGGTTCACGCCGCGAGCCGTCACCAGCCTGCGTGCCGCCCTGCAGGAGCGGGCCGCGCAGATCGTCAGCTCCGCCGCGGACGCCGGCGACTTCGTCAACGAGATCGCCTGCGAGCTGCCGCTGCAGGCGATCGCCGAACTGCTCGGGGTGCCGCAGGAGGACCGGCACGACGTCTTCAACTGGTCCAACGCGATGATCGGGCAGGACGACCCGGAGTTCAGCGACGGCTCCGACCCGATCGAGCCGGCCACGTCCCTGCTCGGCTACGCGATGACGATGGCCGAGGACCGCAAGACCTGCCCCCGCGACGACATCGTGACGACGCTCGTCAACGCGGAGATCGGCGGCGAGCATCTCTCCAGCGACGAGTTCGGCTTCTTCGTGCTGATGCTCGCGGTGGCCGGCAACGAGACCACCCGTAACGCGATCTCCCACGGCATGCTGGCGTTCATGGAGCATCCGGAGCAGTGGGAGCTCTACCGCTCGACCCGCCCGCGGACCGCCGTCGACGAGGTGGTCCGCTGGGGCAGCCCGATCAACGCCTTCCAGCGCACCGCCAAACACGACACCGTGCTGAACGGCCAGTCGATCCGCGCGGGCCAGCGGGTCGCGATGTTCTACGGCTCGGCGAACTACGACGAGAACGTCTTCACCGACCCGCACACCTTCGACATCACCCGCAGCCCCAACCCGCACCTCGGTTTCGGTGGCAGCGGCGCGCACTTCTGCCTCGGCGCGAACCTGGCCCGCCTGGAGATCGACCTCATCTTCAACGCGATCGCCGACCAGATGCCGGGCATCACGCTCGCCGGCTCACCGGCCCGGCTGCGGTCCGGCTGGATCAACGGCATCAAGCATCTGCCGGTCCGGTACCGCTGA
- a CDS encoding helix-turn-helix transcriptional regulator: MRADRLVSLVLLLRRRGRMTADALARELEVSARTVLRDIEALSAAGVPVYAERGRHGGFGLLPGFRTELTGLSHDEALALLASGSAGGERVFGLGSAHASAMRKVIDALPDSQRDAAQRFLVEPETDLLSRRRVVEEVPGAAMAEVRRAVLAGNRLRLHYAAAGRPARWRTVDPIGLVTVRDRGYLLATRAGEDRTYRLSRVLAAEALGEPAQRPDRVDLDRMWRDRCAAFLSGDHIAVLVRVRQARREELLTTAVAVRAEEPGAGGRLRLEVTYQDIRHAVWALWQLGTDAEVLDPPSLRAALHDRAAAMARLYSAVPDSTVPDSAVPDRQMLDAVDPAGPQPGR; encoded by the coding sequence ATGCGCGCCGATCGACTGGTCTCGCTGGTTCTGCTGTTGCGCCGCCGTGGCCGGATGACCGCTGACGCGCTGGCCCGCGAGCTGGAGGTGTCGGCCCGTACCGTGCTGCGCGACATCGAGGCGCTCTCGGCCGCCGGCGTCCCGGTCTACGCCGAGCGCGGGCGGCACGGCGGGTTCGGGCTGCTGCCCGGCTTCCGGACCGAGCTCACCGGGCTCAGCCACGACGAGGCGCTCGCCCTGCTGGCCAGTGGTTCGGCGGGCGGCGAACGGGTGTTCGGCCTCGGATCGGCGCACGCCTCGGCGATGCGCAAGGTGATCGACGCGCTGCCGGACAGTCAGCGGGACGCCGCACAGCGCTTCCTCGTCGAACCGGAGACCGACCTGCTCTCCCGCCGCCGGGTCGTCGAGGAGGTGCCGGGCGCCGCCATGGCCGAGGTGCGGCGCGCGGTGCTGGCCGGCAACCGGCTGCGCCTCCACTACGCGGCCGCCGGGCGGCCCGCACGGTGGCGGACGGTCGATCCGATCGGGCTGGTCACCGTCCGGGACCGCGGATATCTGCTGGCCACCCGGGCGGGCGAGGACCGCACCTACCGGCTGTCCCGGGTGCTGGCCGCCGAGGCTCTGGGCGAGCCGGCACAGCGGCCGGACCGGGTCGACCTGGATCGGATGTGGCGGGATCGCTGCGCCGCGTTCCTGTCCGGCGACCACATCGCGGTGCTGGTCCGGGTGCGGCAGGCGCGCCGGGAGGAGTTGCTGACCACGGCGGTGGCGGTCCGCGCCGAGGAGCCCGGCGCTGGCGGCCGGCTGCGGCTGGAGGTGACCTATCAGGACATCCGGCATGCCGTGTGGGCGCTGTGGCAGCTCGGCACGGACGCGGAGGTCCTGGATCCCCCGTCGCTGCGCGCGGCCCTGCACGACCGTGCCGCAGCGATGGCAAGGCTCTACTCAGCGGTACCGGACTCAACGGTGCCGGACTCAGCGGTACCGGACCGGCAGATGCTTGATGCCGTTGATCCAGCCGGACCGCAGCCGGGCCGGTGA
- a CDS encoding RidA family protein, which produces MTVKRTAINPWPWSIELGFHQGELVSGQTRTLYCSGQTAMSDDGKPQHDGDMAAQLALSLGNLEAVLGEAGMSLANLVRLTVYTTDVDGLFPHYGVLAGRLAAAGVAPATTMLGVTRLAIPGQLVELEATAVD; this is translated from the coding sequence ATGACAGTGAAACGTACGGCGATCAACCCGTGGCCCTGGTCGATCGAGCTGGGCTTCCACCAGGGCGAGCTGGTCTCCGGGCAGACCCGCACCCTCTACTGCTCGGGGCAGACCGCGATGAGCGACGACGGCAAGCCCCAGCACGACGGCGACATGGCAGCGCAGCTGGCGCTGAGCCTCGGCAACCTGGAGGCCGTGCTCGGCGAGGCCGGGATGTCCCTGGCCAACCTGGTCCGGCTCACCGTCTACACCACCGACGTCGACGGGTTGTTCCCGCACTACGGGGTCCTCGCCGGGCGGCTGGCCGCGGCCGGGGTCGCGCCGGCCACCACGATGCTCGGGGTGACCCGGCTGGCGATCCCCGGCCAGCTGGTCGAGCTGGAGGCCACCGCCGTCGACTGA
- a CDS encoding AfsR/SARP family transcriptional regulator: MGRIRFGVLGPVTAEDARGEPIALKGPMHRAVLGRLLVARRRVVPVSSLVDDLWVVPPDGPVAAVRTFVAALRRAVEPGRLPRTPPVLLVTRGQGYALLADPGDVDAWRFEQVVTAAATMAPGVALGALDEALSWWRGPAYADFPDAAWPRADRSRLTELRLQAVERRAQARLDLGRAAEAVPDLDEHVTAHPWRENGWRLLALALYRAGRQGDALAVLRRARELLAGQLGVDPGAALRTLETAILQQDPALDPPSSPTGGGEGTAEAVWARAASAYDRVLSGGSRVRLESAVGLLRNLAVTGPGGLEIAREQRAAAVAAAERALAVLPRAGHEPARTRLLATIAVESRGTHDPRPLDCARQAERMARGLDDPALLAFALNGVFMQSFRRTGGAARRDAVGAELVALASRHGLVTAEVLGHLIRMQAGCAVVAFDAADRHADAADRLAQRHELPLAGVFTEWYRALRADVAEETPDPEPAYRAAAARLDRAGMPGMRDGLLPLVLLGTRLRRGLPLTSPHDPAGDARRGPYEPWARLVLDPRSTGPAGIPDPPADLLAEALWCLYARAAIAAADVPAMARAREALLPASAEWAGAASGVLTLGPVSDQIAALDDALRRD; this comes from the coding sequence GTGGGGCGGATCCGATTCGGTGTGCTGGGCCCGGTGACCGCCGAGGACGCGCGGGGCGAGCCGATCGCCCTGAAAGGCCCGATGCACCGCGCCGTGCTGGGCCGGCTGCTGGTGGCGCGACGCCGGGTGGTCCCGGTCAGCTCCCTCGTCGACGATCTCTGGGTGGTGCCTCCGGACGGTCCGGTGGCCGCGGTGCGCACCTTCGTCGCCGCCCTGCGCCGGGCCGTCGAGCCCGGCCGATTGCCGCGCACCCCGCCGGTTCTTCTGGTCACCCGGGGCCAGGGGTACGCGTTGCTCGCCGACCCCGGCGACGTGGACGCCTGGCGGTTCGAGCAGGTGGTGACCGCGGCTGCGACGATGGCGCCCGGCGTCGCCCTCGGTGCTCTCGACGAGGCGCTGTCGTGGTGGCGGGGTCCGGCGTACGCCGACTTCCCGGACGCCGCGTGGCCCCGCGCCGACCGTTCCCGGCTGACCGAGCTCCGTCTGCAGGCGGTCGAACGCCGCGCCCAGGCCCGGCTCGATCTGGGCCGCGCCGCCGAGGCCGTGCCGGACCTGGACGAGCACGTCACCGCACATCCGTGGCGGGAGAACGGGTGGCGGCTGCTGGCCCTGGCGCTGTACCGGGCGGGCCGGCAGGGCGACGCGCTCGCGGTGCTGCGGCGGGCCCGTGAGCTGCTGGCCGGCCAGCTCGGGGTGGATCCGGGCGCGGCGCTGCGAACCTTGGAGACCGCGATCCTCCAGCAGGATCCGGCCCTCGACCCGCCGTCCTCGCCGACGGGCGGCGGGGAGGGGACGGCGGAGGCCGTCTGGGCGCGGGCCGCCTCGGCCTACGACCGGGTGCTGTCCGGCGGATCGCGGGTGCGGCTCGAATCCGCGGTGGGGTTGCTGCGCAATCTCGCGGTCACCGGCCCCGGCGGCCTGGAGATCGCCCGTGAGCAGCGCGCAGCGGCGGTCGCGGCGGCGGAGCGGGCCCTGGCCGTCCTGCCGCGGGCCGGGCACGAGCCGGCCCGGACCCGGCTGCTCGCGACGATCGCGGTGGAGTCGCGGGGCACGCACGATCCGCGTCCGCTTGACTGTGCCCGGCAGGCCGAGCGGATGGCCCGGGGACTCGACGATCCCGCGTTGCTGGCGTTCGCGCTGAACGGGGTGTTCATGCAGAGCTTCCGGCGGACCGGGGGAGCGGCCCGCCGGGACGCCGTCGGCGCCGAACTCGTCGCGCTGGCGAGCAGGCACGGGCTGGTCACCGCGGAGGTGCTCGGTCACCTGATCCGGATGCAGGCGGGCTGCGCGGTGGTGGCGTTCGACGCCGCGGACCGGCACGCGGACGCCGCGGACCGGTTGGCGCAGCGTCACGAGTTGCCGCTGGCCGGGGTCTTCACCGAGTGGTACCGGGCACTGCGCGCGGACGTGGCGGAGGAGACCCCGGACCCGGAGCCGGCCTACCGGGCTGCGGCGGCCCGGCTGGATCGGGCCGGGATGCCGGGAATGCGGGACGGGCTGCTCCCGCTGGTGTTGCTCGGCACGCGACTGCGGCGCGGACTGCCCCTGACGTCACCGCACGACCCGGCCGGCGACGCACGCCGGGGGCCGTACGAGCCGTGGGCGCGGCTCGTCCTCGACCCCCGCAGCACCGGGCCGGCCGGCATTCCGGACCCGCCGGCCGACCTGCTCGCCGAAGCGCTGTGGTGCCTGTACGCCCGGGCCGCGATCGCCGCCGCCGACGTGCCGGCGATGGCGCGAGCCCGGGAGGCCCTGCTCCCGGCATCCGCCGAATGGGCCGGCGCGGCGAGCGGCGTCCTCACGCTCGGCCCGGTGTCGGATCAGATCGCTGCGCTGGACGACGCCCTCCGGAGAGACTGA